From one Alosa alosa isolate M-15738 ecotype Scorff River chromosome 5, AALO_Geno_1.1, whole genome shotgun sequence genomic stretch:
- the slc39a14 gene encoding LOW QUALITY PROTEIN: metal cation symporter ZIP14 (The sequence of the model RefSeq protein was modified relative to this genomic sequence to represent the inferred CDS: deleted 2 bases in 1 codon): MPHHAAAAGAAHLHRRPGPAAGRRAQPPAYRRRSLGLLFARRDGGQCLFFVRCVCGAPDEDALHAQGADVLHRPLHRDPLLHRHHAAHTRVWGYGFLCVTVISLCSLVGASVVPFMRKTFYKRLLLYFIALAIGTLYSNALFQLIPEAFGFDPLVDYYSKSAVVFGGFYLFFFAEKILKMILKPKSGGHGHGHSHYPAERYTSNGDLEDSLTEKLQNGEAGGLSLSRVDGELKGVGEDDKMLSTHQTLQDTQSAGGGGGSHGRGGCYWLKGTAYSDIGTLAWMITLSDGLHNFIDGLAIGASFTASVFQGVSTSVAILCEEFPHELGDFVILLNAGMSIQQALFFNFLSACCCYLGMGFGILAGSRFSPNWIFALAGGMFLYIALADMFPEMNEVSREEEEAGGSGPFVTFAIQNAGLLTGFAIMLLLTMYSGQIQLG; this comes from the exons ATGCCCCACCATGCTGCAGCAGCTGGAGCTGCGCACCTGCACCGCCGGCCAGGACCAGCAGCCGGACGCCGAGCCCAGCCTCCGGCCTACCGACGCCGAAG tttgggGCTTCTCTTTGCTCGCCGTGACGGTGGTCAGTGCCTTTTCTTTGTCCGCTGTGTTTGTGGTGCCCCTGATGAAGACGCGCTTCATGCACAAGGTGCTGACGTTCTTCATCGCCCTCTCCATCGGGACCCTCTACTCCACCGCCATCATGCAGCTCATACCAGAG TGTGGGGTTATGGCTTCCTGTGTGTGACAGTCATCTCCCTGTGCTCACTGGTCGGGGCCAGCGTGGTTCCCTTCATGAGGAAAACCTTTTACAAGCGCCTGCTCCTCTACTTCATAGCCTTGGCCATTGGCACACTCTACTCCAACGCCCTGTTCCAACTCATCCCAGAG GCCTTTGGTTTTGACCCCCTGGTGGATTATTAC TCCAAATCTGCTGTGGTGTTCGGAGGCTTCTACCTCTTCTTCTTTGCTGAGAAGATTCTCAAAATGATACTGAAGCCAAAGAGTGGA ggccaTGGTCATGGCCACAGCCACTACCCTGCGGAGCGCTACACCTCCAACGGGGACCTGGAGGACAGCCTGACGGAGAAGCTGCAGAATGGCGAGGCGGGGGGGCTCTCCCTCTCCCGGGTGGACGGTGAGCTCAAAGGGGTCGGCGAGGACGACAAGATGCTCAGCACACACCAGACTTTACAG GACACCCAGAGtgctggaggtgggggtggcagTCATGGGCGCGGCGGCTGCTACTGGCTGAAGGGCACGGCCTACTCGGACATCGGCACGCTGGCCTGGATGATCACGCTCAGCGATGGCCTGCACAACTTCATCGACGGCCTGGCCATCGGTGCCTCCTTCACCGCCTCTGTCTTCCAGGGCGTCAGCACCTCGGTGGCCATCCTGTGCGAGGAGTTTCCCCATGAGCTCG GTGACTTTGTGATTCTCCTCAATGCGGGCATGAGCATCCAGCAGGCACTCTTCTTCAACTTCCTGTCGGCCTGCTGCTGCTACCTGGGCATGGGCTTTGGCATTCTGGCCGGCAGTCGCTTCTCGCCCAACTGGATCTTTGCGCTGGCTGGTGGCATGTTCCTCTACATCGCCTTAGCCGACATG TTCCCAGAGATGAACGAGGTAAGtcgtgaagaggaggaggcgggAGGCAGCGGTCCTTTCGTCACCTTCGCCATCCAGAACGCCGGGCTGCTCACAGGCTTCGCCATCATGCTGCTCCTAACCATGTACTCGGGCCAGATCCAGCTAGGGTAG